In Saccharomycodes ludwigii strain NBRC 1722 chromosome III, whole genome shotgun sequence, one DNA window encodes the following:
- the DTD1 gene encoding D-tyrosyl-tRNA(Tyr) deacylase (similar to Saccharomyces cerevisiae YDL219W | DTD1 | D-Tyr-tRNA(Tyr) Deacylase), with protein sequence MRIVIQKVSQASVVVEAKVVSSIKRGYMLLVGISTNDTEDDVTKLANKVCTLRLFEDEQNNQLWKKNIKEVDGSILSVSQFTLYAKTKKGTKPDFHKAQKGHIAKDLYSFFLKLLKESLGEDKVQDGVFGAMMSCSLTNEGPTTILLDSEE encoded by the coding sequence ATGAGAATTGTTATTCAAAAAGTCAGTCAAGCATCAGTAGTAGTTGAAGCTAAAGTAGTATCAAGTATTAAAAGAGGGTATATGTTATTAGTTGGTATTTCTACAAATGATACGGAGGATGATGTAACAAAATTAGCCAACAAAGTATGTACTTTAAGATTATTCGAAGATGAACAAAACAATCAGTtgtggaaaaaaaacattaaagAAGTAGACGGAAGCATATTATCTGTATCCCAATTCACCTTATATGCCAAAACTAAAAAGGGCACTAAGCCTGATTTTCATAAGGCTCAAAAGGGTCATATTGCTAAAGATCTGTACTCCTTCTTTCTGAAGTTATTAAAGGAAAGTCTTGGTGAAGATAAAGTGCAAGATGGTGTTTTTGGTGCTATGATGAGTTGTTCTTTAACAAACGAGGGCCCAACTACAATTTTATTGGATAGTGAAGAATGA
- the CHS1 gene encoding chitin synthase I (similar to Saccharomyces cerevisiae YNL192W | CHS1 | CHitin Synthase): MSYKNISNTDDTDQNQKKYNNSTNNDTDISSPTDPYGSFIKKFENNQNDTQSSFGVSSNHYSDIFNTNNNTNLASNTNSAYNNNINYNHGNTNNNNNNNNMNEAYQLHDFDEFEINRYTEPLNFSQHSNSSIKLPKTTTTTATNTDTDNYNNNNPLPSITVIPATSNINHNLTQSTINSPSGTVIPNTKPITYNRPSFEYDTNANVDNRDSFISTTNNSETRLVPPSPEIHPLFIKRNPTSNDSYINDGNSIIHGNTNNFDEVTSIFNLNGDLEGGPIEQQGDDYPINSYINKQGNMVNPYSQKNTFINPETYQMFHTNTHDNVNRNLSLAYKGRSTNKSPSRNKNLEQHFDLGEYSNSNKNNSRNFANSSYDNEENDGFNEDDEYDIDSQEGSYEYETEDEDDSSTHTSLTKKYSATGETEYEAKDDDTASSKVLSVGKKGFPQRLRTVRRFLLDNGNFVFDCPLSESLLSNYAKSVDDPSKLSNEFKFMRYQAVTCEPHLFSQENFTLRQLKFLVPRRTELFIVITMYNEDEILLSRTLKGVFDNIRHTLKKKNSLTWGADAWKKIVVCIVSDGRSKINPRSLALLSALGCYQDGFAKSEINGKQVITHVYEHTTKVNIASVDENGVQLVCDQTTVPVQLLFCLKENNQKKINSHRWAIEAFAESLQPNVIVLLDAGTKPGKDSIYELWKEFEDPQVGGACGEIRVDLGGSFKDLFNPLVAAQNFEYKLSNILDKTTESNFGFITVLPGAFSAYRFEALKGEPLQKYFMGDNMQSIKLFLSNMYLAEDRILCFEIVTKKQSNWVLRYCRSSYGETDVPSRIPEFILQRRSVNTVEDVVDEDHVTFTSLMKSEPFRDLIVSMGSTYVLYFASSVIALQPWHMFTSFIQYLLLSPSYINVLNIYAFANVHDISWGTKGSVAAKSLGKVESKKDGSVKTEIPISAAEIENNYQKFIKELSTAPAVNSESEPSLDEKKTSYYAMVRSIILIVWSVSNFAVVAVVLEIGSLSEFQNMQKDDTKDVTSTVTILGRRSTIYFSVILWLVAAMAAIRFIGCSLYMLKRSCKKLFTRRQY; the protein is encoded by the exons ATGAGTTATAAGAATATAAGCAATACTGATGACACTGACCAAAaccaaaagaaatataataattcaactaataatgatactgATATTTCTTCACCCACAGATCCATATGgttcatttattaaaaagttcGAAAACAATCAAAATGATACTCAGAGTAGCTTTGGAGTAAGTTCAAATCATTATTcagatatttttaacactaataataatacaaactTGGCTTCTAACACGAATAGCgcttataataataatattaattataatcATGGAaacaccaataataataataataataataatatgaatGAAGCATATCAATTACACGATTTTGATGaatttgaaataaatagatataCAGAaccattaaatttttctcAGCATTCAAATAGTTCGATAAAGTTGCCTAAAACCACCACTACAACTGCTACTAATACAGATACcgataattataataataataatccaCTGCCATCTATTACCGTGATACCTGCAACCTCTAACATCAATCATAATTTAACACAAAGTACTATTAACTCCCCATCCGGTACAGTTATCCCAAATACTAAGCCTATTACTTATAATAGACCATCTTTTGAATATGATACTAACGCCAATGTCGATAATAGAGATAGTTTTATCTCAACTACTAACAACAGTGAAACGAGATTGGTGCCCCCATCGCCGGAGATACAtccattatttattaaacgCAACCCAACTTCCAATGATAGTTATATTAATGATGGCAATAGTATTATCCATGGCAATACTAACAACTTTGATGAGGTAACTAGTATATTCAATTTGAACGGTGATTTAGAAGGCGGACCTATTGAACAACAAGGTGATGATTATCCAATTAACTCATATATTAACAAACAAGGTAATATGGTTAATCCTTATtcacaaaaaaacacattTATTAATCCAGAAACTTATCAAATGTTCCATACCAATACACACGACAATGTCAACCGTAATTTAAGTCTAGCATATAAGGGTCGTTCTACAAATAAATCTCCTTCAAGAAATAAGAATTTGGAACAACATTTTGATTTAGGCGAATATTCCAactcaaataaaaataatagtagaaACTTTGCTAATAGTAGTTATGACAATGAGGAGAACGATGGCTTTAATGAAGACGATGAATATGATATTGATAGTCAGGAAGGTagttatgaatatgaaacTGAGGATGAGGATGATTCAAGTACACATACCAGCCTAACAAAAAAGTATAGTGCCACTGGCGAAACAGAATATGAGGCTAAAGATGATGACACTGCTTCCTCCAAAGTTTTGAGCGTTGGCAAAAAAGGGTTTCCTCAAAGACTACGCACTGTTAGGAGGTTTTTATTGGATAACGgcaattttgtttttgactGTCCATTAAGTGAAAGTTTGTTATCAAACTATGCGAAAAGTGTAGATGATCCAAGTAAACTATCCAATGAATTCAAATTTATGAGATACCAGGCCGTTACCTGTGAACCGCATCTATTTTCTCAAGAAAATTTTACTCTACgtcaattaaaatttttagtCCCCCGTAGAACTGAATTATTCATAGTCATTACGATGTACAATGAGGACGAAATTTTGTTGTCTCGTACTTTAAAGGGtgtttttgataatattaggcacactttaaaaaagaaaaattccTTGACATGGGGTGCAGATGCCTGGAAGAAAATTGTTGTTTGTATTGTTAGTGACGGTAGATCAAAGATCAATCCAAGATCTTTGGCACTACTAAGTGCATTGGGGTGTTATCAAGATGGGTTTGCCAAAAGTGAAATTAATGGTAAACAAGTTATTACTCACGTTTATGAGCATACCACAAAAGTTAACATCGCTAGTGTCGACGAAAACGGCGTACAATTGGTTTGTGACCAAACAACAGTTCCAGTCCAGttacttttttgtttgaagGAGaacaatcaaaaaaagatcaaCTCTCATCGCTGGGCCATCGAAGCATTTGCTGAATCGTTACAGCCAAACGTCATTGTGTTGCTAGATGCTGGTACAAAGCCTGGTAAAGATTCTATTTATGAATTGTGGAAAGAATTTGAGGATCCGCAGGTTGGTGGTGCATGTGGCGAAATTAGAGTTGACTTGGGTGGAAGTTTTAAAGATCTTTTTAATCCACTTGTTGCTGCccaaaattttgaatataaACTTAGTAATATTTTAGATAAGACCACAGAATCAAATTTTGGCTTTATTACTGTCCTTCCTGGCGCGTTTTCCGCCTATAGATTTGAAGCTTTAAAGGGTGAACCGttgcaaaaatattttatggGCGACAATATGCAAAgcattaaattatttttatcgaACATGTATTTGGCAGAAGATCGTATCTTGTGTTTTGAAATTGTCActaaaaaacaaagtaaTTGGGTTTTAAGGTACTGTAGGAGTTCGTACGGTGAAACAGATGTTCCGTCTCGTATTCCAGAATTTATATTACAAAGAAGGAG TGTTAACACTGTTGAAGATGTGGTTGACGAAGATCATGTAACTTTTACCAGTTTGATGAAATCAGAGCCATTCAGAGACTTAATTGTTTCTATGGGTTCTACATATGTTTTGTATTTTGCCAGTAGTGTTATTGCGTTACAACCATGGCATATGTTTACTTCTTTTATTCAGTACCTATTGTTGAGTCCATCGTATATCAACGTTTTAAACATTTATGCTTTTGCTAATGTCCATGATATTTCATGGGGTACAAAAGGTTCCGTTGCAGCCAAATCCTTGGGTAAAGTTGAGTCAAAAAAGGACGGTTCTGTTAAAACAGAAATACCAATTTCTGCTGCTGAGATCGAAAATAATTaccaaaaatttattaaagaacTAAGTACTGCGCCTGCTGTTAATTCAGAATCAGAGCCTTCActtgatgaaaaaaagacgAGCTATTATGCAATGGTTAGgtctataattttaattgtcTGGTCCGTCTCAAATTTTGCTGTTGTGGCCGTTGTTTTGGAAATTGGGTCCTTGAGtgaatttcaaaatatgcAAAAAGATGACACTAAAGATGTTACTTCTACAGTTACTATTTTAGGTAGGAGGTCTactatatatttttccGTTATCCTATGGCTAGTAGCAGCTATGGCTGCAATTAGATTTATTGGATGTTCTTTATATATGCTCAAGAGGTCTTGTAAAAAGCTGTTTACTAGGAGACAGTATTGA
- the CDC13 gene encoding telomere-binding protein CDC13 (similar to Saccharomyces cerevisiae YDL220C | CDC13 | Cell Division Cycle), translating to MIIKKEKEIIGLDVDPKRLYISKPTDLQSFASDTPNFNTLHISFVAVLKSIKFISGKNTILTFGTFDNLENDKSQYTCFVSNTESNSLSINLINILKEVYDITFPDIGINTTFYKQNIYLEHLCFLRCQADFTVESSKCVIYLVNFKPILVVRLDDIQEKQTYARIFKNLVRMDQDIKCDFKFVKLYNFDERMNCYREKVLSVNLKNSLASLQRRQEEQKQLETSTPPFVPNNNLLFVPNNLESQQFDSQYTQTRNAESLKREFSDISDSGLLYSSSSEELQCKQRRCAIDNMGAEGENSSLKAVFGEYTYEKAFNKIDDEVKLYHSLFRRNFISLGVQTTEKAVSTTATTNATSSVEIVPLTPSLASDAALKPALSIHSSEQTKKCDSNFTNNTNVANTSNSTVGKKYRDHLYFKSSNNHANATLQTTTTLDACYVPETSVISCDIGETFKLRGTIVGVLPNPYFSSNITTLDELILLVKPVFSKVRGYSSLLYNVDVIQVTILDVSKFFSLIGTKLESHEGAIDYSVVLKTLLNKLTTGDLYDINITKCMETFEEGYNTYMWVLNLDHRFLEIAPTVFKNERRPFRKKLVLEVKDIDTKNCHSASVFGFLVGVENMNSRYYLYFTDFTSHKMLDYPYINYDFMFQENRPIPRNELFRLVVYPDKFRAFDRRVKCCTGVPFTSMLNGKGEGNISRMGLICRFDMRIKEYNGCLEGTADDIWIIANESVVHNEDKRRVIELQRKLLKSIPPSVVMEQFNVIRQIMPIVWDPDSKGYNVADVKIVTKKMDSSPKNSIDATDTGNSNDNANKEYRHQSILTTDFSLLHGKVFFDISKKRPYLLGKEIKTISQLNRYTYIDEKTCFKVTGKFVSYNKDRNVSLKFHMIDSNYGRDEGKKDNTLIDPKNMLSVEIWGEDNLKYFFEGCRITSLDNLLGKEVSIYVVRTQISVGSHDHPANILIWAPVKQTLRELLMSVS from the coding sequence ATGATCataaagaaagagaaagaaataataggTTTAGATGTAGATCCGAAGCGACTTTATATATCAAAACCGACAGATTTGCAGTCTTTTGCTTCAGATACTCCAAACTTTAATACACTTCACATCTCTTTCGTAGCTGTTCTAAAAAGTATCAAGTTTATTTCTGGGAAAAACACAATTTTAACATTTGGTACCTTTGATAATTTGGAGAATGATAAATCACAATATACTTGTTTTGTATCTAATACTGAATCCAATAGTCTTTCCATTAACctgataaatattttaaaggaGGTCTACGATATTACCTTTCCAGATATTGGAATAAACACCACCTtctataaacaaaatatttatttagaacatttatgttttttaagGTGTCAGGCGGATTTCACAGTCGAAAGTTCAAAGTGTGTCATATATTTGGTAAATTTTAAACCGATTTTGGTAGTAAGACTTGATGATATTCAGGAAAAGCAAACTTATGCTAggatttttaaaaatttagttAGAATGGATCAGGATATTAAATgtgattttaaatttgttaaGTTGTATAATTTTGATGAAAGAATGAACTGTTATAGAGAAAAAGTTCTTTCtgtaaatttgaaaaatagcCTAGCATCTTTACAAAGGCGGCAAGAGGAGCAAAAACAACTGGAAACATCGACTCCACCATTTGTTCCAAATAATAACTTGTTATTTGTTCCAAACAACCTAGAAAGCCAACAATTTGATTCTCAATACACACAAACTAGAAATGCCGAAAGTTTAAAAAGGGAATTTTCGGATATTAGCGATAGTGGGTTATTATACTCATCGAGTAGCGAAGAACTTCAATGTAAACAACGGCGGTGCGCTATAGATAACATGGGTGCTGAAGGGGAAAATTCCAGCTTAAAGGCAGTTTTTGGAGAGTATACATATGAAAAAGCCTTTAACAAGATTGATGATGAGGTAAAGTTATATCATAGCTTGTTTCGCAGAAACTTTATATCTTTGGGTGTTCAAACTACTGAAAAGGCTGTTAGCACTACCGCCACTACTAATGCGACTTCTAGCGTTGAAATTGTTCCTCTTACTCCTTCTCTAGCCAGTGACGCAGCATTAAAGCCAGCTTTATCAATACATTCGTCtgaacaaacaaaaaaatgtgaTTCTAATTTtaccaataatacaaaTGTGGCCAATACTTCAAATTCAACTGTAggtaaaaaatatagagatcacctttattttaaaagcaGCAATAACCATGCGAATGCCACGTTACAAACCACTACTACGTTGGACGCTTGTTACGTACCTGAAACTAGCGTGATTTCATGCGATATTGGGGAAACCTTTAAACTAAGAGGAACCATAGTTGGGGTGCTACCGAATCCATACTTTTCATCCAATATCACCACATTGGATGAGTTAATTCTCTTGGTTAAACCAGTTTTTAGTAAAGTTCGTGGTTATAGCTCCTTACTTTATAATGTAGATGTCATACAGGTTACCATTTTGGATGTGAgcaagtttttttctttaattggCACTAAACTAGAAAGCCATGAAGGAGCCATTGATTATTCCGTTGTATTGAAAACTCTCTTAAATAAACTCACAACTGGCGATTTAtatgatataaatattactAAATGTATGGAGACATTTGAAGAAGGTTATAATACGTATATGTGGGTTTTAAACCTTGATCATAGATTTTTAGAAATTGCACCAacagtttttaaaaatgaaaggcGCCCATTTAGAAAGAAGCTGGTACTAGAAGTTAAAGATATAGACACCAAAAACTGTCATTCAGCTTCAGTGTTTGGATTTTTAGTTGGTGTGGAAAATATGAATTCAAGAtactatttatatttcaCCGATTTTACCTCTCATAAAATGCTAGATTATCCGTATATTAATTACGATTTTATGTTTCAAGAAAATAGACCCATCCCAAGAAATGAGCTATTTAGGCTGGTGGTATATCCAGATAAGTTTCGCGCATTTGACCGCCGTGTTAAATGTTGTACTGGAGTCCCCTTTACCTCTATGTTAAATGGGAAAGGCGAAGGAAATATTTCCCGAATGGGTCTTATTTGTAGATTTGATATGAGGATTAAGGAATATAATGGATGTCTAGAAGGTACGGCGGACGATATATGGATCATTGCCAATGAAAGCGTAGTTCATAATGAAGATAAGAGGCGCGTTATTGAATTACAAAGGAAACTACTGAAATCTATCCCACCATCCGTTGTTATGGAACAGTTTAATGTAATTAGACAAATAATGCCTATTGTATGGGATCCAGACTCGAAAGGTTACAATGTAGCGGATGTTAAAATcgttacaaaaaaaatggactCTTCGCCAAAAAATTCTATCGACGCTACCGATACTGGCAATTCCAATGATAATGCGAACAAAGAATATCGGCATCAAAGCATTTTAACAACAgacttttctttattacaTGGAAAAGtgttttttgatatttccaaaaagaGACCATATCTACTTGGgaaggaaataaaaactatttCTCAGTTAAATAGATACACTTatattgatgaaaaaaCATGTTTCAAGGTAACTGGGAAATTCGTTTCATATAACAAAGATAGAAATGTTTCATTGAAATTCCATATGATAGATTCTAATTATGGTAGAGATGAGGGGAAAAAAGACAATACCCTTATAGatccaaaaaatatgttatCTGTAGAAATATGGGGGGAAGATAatctaaaatatttttttgaaggtTGCAGAATAACCTCTCTTGATAATTTGCTTGGAAAAGAAGTTTCAATTTATGTAGTACGCACTCAAATATCGGTTGGTAGCCACGATCATCCtgcaaatattttaatatggGCACCGGTGAAACAAACATTGAGGGAACTGTTGATGAGTGTTTCTTAG
- a CDS encoding uncharacterized protein (similar to Saccharomyces cerevisiae YNL193W | putative protein of unknown function): MKKQRLKKFTNKNTGSNFNAPIERCLKTQSDYYEQGVYLEEQAERWFLSDIKKTLKFIYQALIIYDQGLTIKADYIKDSYSIEYNRLRLLLKCHSDYICADGYINIINYVKDLDKDLLQVVFPGLKAIILGFENMYNKYSYQQGESMLSWDFYFNYLTCLSIYIDTNEDYQITGGDLIELMAKFVTLTQKLIITEIGFLENFSAQHAQFTDEDYGDESKYEKDNVDQLRYNVTTGDGIKTNKVSSGVVAANSNAEIMEMSDNITVESLIETLILAYNFIFAVYELTLNNSAENINLIQRNYIQDFLNKFYLQLNDICGNAILNDYRDKNIELTMAINSIMMLKEYNNFELIKRKFTDIIDNANATELALETLLYGIDFLQLILDICCSNNGGEHDYSIYTWDEQWTLSNLLNKYLVAAQKKLTIFRNSILQGTLKDSDNQLSPTVFKLCEVMINRATNEEFRILLQINKQEGKEKQAENGEKSASKTISILKKNRVILLTNAKNIASLPCGFREYINNKLERNYIFLQANDALESLENQGL; the protein is encoded by the exons atgaagaaac AGAgactaaaaaaattcacaaataaaaacactGGATCTAATTTCAATGCTCCTATAGAACGTTGCTTAAAAACACAATCTGATTATTATGAACAAGGTGTATATTTAGAAGAACAAGCAGAAAGATGGTTTTTATCTGATATTAAGAAGACTTTAAAGTTTATTTACCAAgctttaataatttatgaTCAAGGCTTAACTATTAAAGCAGATTATATTAAAGATTCCTATAGTATCGAATATAATAGGTTAAggttgttattaaaatgtCATTCTGATTATATATGCGCAGATGGTTATATTAACATTATAAATTATGTGAAAGATTTAGATAAGGACTTACTTCAAGTCGTTTTCCCTGGGTTAAAGGCAATTATTTTAggatttgaaaatatgTATAATAAATACTCATATCAACAAGGAGAAAGTATGTTGAGCTGGGACTTTTACTTTAACTATTTAACGTGCTTATCAATCTACATTGATACAAATGAAGATTACCAAATTACCGGCGGGGATCTGATTGAACTTATGGCCAAATTTGTCACTTTGACTCAGAAATTGATAATTACAGAAATAGgatttttagaaaatttttcaGCCCAGCATGCACAGTTTACTGATGAGGATTATGGTGATGAATCTAAATATGAGAAAGATAATGTAGATCAACTTAGGTACAATGTTACGACAGGAGATGgtattaaaacaaacaagGTTAGTAGTGGCGTTGTTGCAGCCAATAGTAATGCAGAAATTATGGAAATGTCGGATAATATTACTGTTGAGTCCTTAATAGAAACTTTGATTCTAGCatacaattttatatttgcgGTATATGAGCTAACTTTAAATAACAGTGCagaaaatatcaatttAATCCAAAGAAATTATATTCAGGATTTTCTAAACAAATTCTATCTGCAACTAAATGATATTTGTGGAAATGCGATATTGAATGATTACAGggataaaaatatagaatTGACAATGGCTATTAATTCTATCATGATgttaaaagaatataatAACTTTGAATTGATAAAACGCAAGTTTACggatattattgataacGCGAATGCGACTGAGTTGGCTTTAgaaactttattatatgGTATTGACTTTTTACAATTGATTTTGGATATATGTTGCAGTAATAATGGTGGTGAACATGATTATAGTATTTATACATGGGATGAACAATGGACTTTGTCtaatttattgaataaatatttagtGGCGGCgcaaaaaaagttaacaaTATTTAGAAATTCAATACTTCAGGGAACATTAAAGGATTCCGATAATCAATTAAGCCCAACCGTTTTCAAATTATGTGAGGTAATGATTAATAGGGCAACGAACGAAGAATTTAGGATATTGTTAcagataaataaacaagagGGGAAAGAAAAGCAGGCAGAAAATGGTGAGAAAAGTGCTTCTAAGACAATAAGtattttgaagaaaaatagGGTTATATTGTTAACCAATGCTAAAAACATAGCATCTTTACCATGTGGTTTTAGAGAatacattaataataaattggagagaaattatatttttcttcagGCCAATGACGCATTGGAGTCCTTGGAAAATCAAGGTTTATGA